In a genomic window of Mastacembelus armatus chromosome 3, fMasArm1.2, whole genome shotgun sequence:
- the grk1a gene encoding rhodopsin kinase GRK1: MDIGGLTTVVANSAYISARGSFDGTANPASNRDKKYHSHLKLPHITVCEGLRETLDLGFQNICVEQPIGKRLFQEFLESKNEYKGPCRLWRDIEEYNMAEDEDRVKKASKILSRYMEPDAKYFCLFLPENGITKVKEKHQEAGDDLFTETMDTVMDFLKEVPYTFFLESMYLRRFLQWKWLEMQPVGEDWFLDFRVLGKGGFGEVSACQMKATGKLYACKKLNKKRLKKRKGYEGAMVEKRILARVHSRFIVSLAYAFQSKTELCLVMTIMNGGDLRYHIYNVDENNPGFEEPRACYYAAQIIQGMEHLHQKRIIYRDLKPENVLLDNQGNVRISDLGLAVELADDQFKIKGYAGTPGFMAPELLKGEEYDYSVDYFTLGVTLYEFLAAKGPFRTRGEKVENKVVKKRILNDPVTFPEKFSENARSICEGLLCKEVDKRLGFKNGSCDELRAHPFFSEINWRKLNAGILTPPFVPDSKTVYAKNIDDVGAFSTVKGVQVETKDKEFFDEFASGNISIPWQEEMIETGIYGELTVWAPDGGLPNDLRRESILEQPPKSSTCIVS; the protein is encoded by the exons ATGGATATCGGTGGCCTGACAACAGTGGTGGCCAACTCGGCCTACATCTCAGCCCGGGGGAGCTTTGATGGCACTGCCAACCCTGCATCCAACCGAGACAAGAAGTACCACTCCCACCTGAAGCTCCCTCACATCACAGTGTGTGAGGGTCTGCGGGAGACTTTAGACCTGGGCTTCCAGAACATTTGTGTGGAGCAGCCCATTGGCAAACGTCTCTTCCAGGAATTTCTGGAGTCTAAAAATGAGTATAAAGGCCCCTGCCGCCTGTGGAGGGATATTGAGGAATACAACATGGCTGAGGATGAGGATCGTGTGAAGAAAGCCAGCAAGATTTTGTCCCGGTACATGGAGCCAGATGCCAAATATTTCTGCCTCTTCCTGCCTGAAAATGGCATCACAAAGGTCAAAGAGAAACACCAGGAGGCTGGGGATGATCTTTTCACCGAGACCATGGACACTGTGATGGACTTTCTCAAAGAAGTGCCCTATACTTTCTTCCTGGAAAGTATGTATCTGAGAAGATTTCTGCAGTGGAAGTGGCTGGAGATGCAGCCTGTGGGAGAGGACTGGTTCTTGGATTTTCGTGTACTGGGGAAAGGGGGCTTTGGGGAAGTGTCTGCCTGTCAGATGAAGGCCACAGGGAAACTGTATGCCTGCAAAAAGCTCAACAAGAAGAggctgaagaagagaaaaggctACGAG GGGGCGATGGTGGAGAAGAGGATCCTGGCTCGAGTTCACAGCAGGTTCATTGTCTCTTTGGCTTACGCCTTCCAGTCGAAAACAGAATTGTGTCTGGTCATGACCATCATGAACGGAGGAGACCTGAG GTATCACATCTATAACGTAGATGAGAACAACCCAGGGTTTGAAGAGCCGCGGGCCTGTTACTATGCTGCTCAGATCATCCAGGGTATGGAGCACCTCCACCAGAAGAGGATCATTTACAGAGACCTCAAACCAGAGAATGTGCTACTGGATAATCAAG GTAACGTCCGTATCTCTGACCTTGGTCTGGCTGTGGAGCTTGCTGACGATCAGTTCAAAATCAAGGGCTATGCTGGGACTCCAG GTTTCATGGCCCCAGAGCTGTTGAAAGGCGAGGAATATGATTACTCTGTAGATTATTTCACTCTGGGGGTCACTCTGTATGAGTTTCTGGCTGCCAAAGGACCCTTTAGGACCCGAGGAGAAAAG GTGGAGAACAAGGTGGTGAAGAAGCGGATTCTGAACGATCCAGTAACTTTTCCGGAGAAGTTTAGTGAGAACGCCCGGTCCATCTGTGAGGGTCTGCTGTGCAAAGAGGTCGACAAGAGGCTCGGCTTCAAGAACGGATCATGTGACGAGCTCAGGGCGCACCCTTTCTTTAGTGAGATCAACTGGAGGAAACTGAACGCag GAATCCTCACACCCCCTTTTGTGCCAGATTCCAAGACAGTTTATGCTAAGAACATAGATGATGTTGGGGCTTTCTCCACAGTCAAAGGAGTGCAGGTAGAAACCAAGGACAAAGAGTTTTTTGATGAGTTTGCTTCAGGGAACATCTCAATCCCCTGGCAGGAGGAGATGATTGAGACAGGTATCTATGGAGAGCTCACAGTCTGGGCCCCTGATGGCGGTTTGCCCAACGACCTGCGACGTGAATCCATCCTGGAGCAGCCACCCAAGTCATCCACCTGTATAGTGTCATAA